The following coding sequences lie in one Synechococcus sp. CC9902 genomic window:
- a CDS encoding AAA family ATPase: MSSTDWSHQLDLLIRARTPLIWIRSSEEVRVETLLCQAAVRLQSQLTSWNFIDGLSGTLNAEGVGSRQPMAMLQWLQNLDPSRPTLLLAKDFHRFCDDPGVARMLRNLETSLRSTPHNLILCSGQWTPPADLDEALTLLDLPLPDADDLRQLISSIGLNSGSSLEPAVLDELTQACSGLSEMRVRQVAARALARRGSIGAEDLAEVLEEKRQAIARSEVLEFCRSDSGTEAIGGHDSLKSWLQQRHRAFSEEARRFGLPLPRGVLLVGPQGTGKSLTAKAIARSWSMPLLRLDVGRLFAGLVGASEARTRDMIQLAEAMAPCVLWIDEIEKGFGGDGRSDGGTSQRVLANVLTWMAEKRSPVFVVATANGVDQLPPELLRKGRFDEIFLLDLPSESERNSILELHLKQRRPGVTLPLETVVSRCEGFSGAELEQTVIEAMHLAFAEHRELSETDLIRAASQLIPLSRTASESLERLKEWAAGGRARQASIAGRNEA; this comes from the coding sequence ATGAGCAGTACGGACTGGAGTCATCAACTTGATCTTCTGATTCGAGCGCGAACACCGCTGATCTGGATTCGAAGTAGCGAAGAGGTTCGGGTTGAAACCCTGTTATGCCAGGCCGCAGTCCGTTTACAGAGTCAGCTGACCAGTTGGAACTTCATCGATGGCCTGAGCGGCACGTTGAACGCAGAGGGAGTCGGTAGTCGTCAACCAATGGCCATGTTGCAGTGGTTGCAGAATCTCGATCCAAGTCGTCCCACCCTGCTTCTGGCGAAGGACTTTCACAGATTCTGTGATGACCCTGGCGTGGCGAGGATGCTGCGGAACCTCGAAACGTCACTACGCAGCACTCCCCATAACTTGATTCTCTGCTCCGGGCAGTGGACGCCCCCAGCGGATCTCGACGAAGCGCTGACGTTGCTGGACCTTCCGCTACCAGATGCCGATGACCTCCGTCAGCTCATCAGCAGCATCGGTTTAAACAGCGGAAGTTCCCTCGAGCCTGCTGTTCTTGATGAGCTCACCCAGGCCTGTAGTGGTCTTAGTGAGATGCGTGTTCGTCAGGTCGCAGCGCGTGCCCTTGCTCGACGCGGCAGCATCGGCGCAGAGGATCTTGCGGAGGTTCTGGAGGAAAAACGTCAGGCCATCGCCCGAAGTGAGGTATTGGAGTTCTGCCGCAGCGATTCAGGCACCGAAGCCATCGGCGGCCACGATTCTCTCAAGAGCTGGCTTCAACAGCGACATCGCGCCTTCTCTGAGGAGGCACGACGCTTTGGACTTCCTCTGCCGAGAGGAGTCCTTTTGGTTGGCCCTCAGGGAACCGGAAAATCCCTCACTGCAAAGGCCATCGCCCGCAGCTGGTCGATGCCTTTACTGCGTCTCGACGTCGGGCGGCTCTTTGCTGGATTGGTTGGTGCGAGTGAAGCGCGCACCCGAGACATGATCCAGCTCGCCGAAGCCATGGCACCTTGTGTCCTGTGGATCGATGAAATTGAAAAGGGCTTTGGCGGCGATGGCCGAAGCGACGGCGGCACGAGTCAACGGGTGCTGGCCAATGTGCTCACATGGATGGCCGAAAAACGCTCTCCTGTTTTCGTTGTTGCCACCGCCAATGGGGTGGATCAACTTCCACCAGAACTGCTGCGCAAAGGGCGTTTCGATGAAATCTTTCTGCTGGATTTACCAAGCGAAAGCGAACGAAACAGCATCCTTGAGCTCCACTTAAAACAACGTCGTCCAGGCGTGACTCTTCCACTGGAAACCGTTGTGAGTCGCTGTGAAGGGTTTTCTGGAGCCGAACTCGAGCAAACGGTGATTGAAGCCATGCATTTGGCCTTCGCCGAACACCGTGAACTCAGCGAGACAGATTTAATTCGAGCAGCATCTCAACTGATCCCCCTCTCCCGCACCGCCAGCGAATCACTGGAGCGCCTCAAAGAATGGGCCGCTGGAGGCCGAGCACGACAGGCTTCTATTGCTGGACGTAACGAAGCCTGA
- the serS gene encoding serine--tRNA ligase, with the protein MIDQRLVRDNPEVIAQQLKRRGKSIDLTGLQLIARQQRGLEEERSTLQADGNRVGKEVGLKIKGGADPNGEEVAALRQQGNAIKQKVAVFEEEEKALSSQLRDQLLSLPNLPSPLCPDGKSEDDNVEVRRWGTPRIEEGLEEHWQIAQRLNLFDTERSVRIAQSRFVTLMGQGARLERALINFMLDLHTSKGYREVMPPVLVNTASLTGSGQLPKFAEESFRCADDDLWLTPTAEVPVTSLHRDEIIPADQLPLRYSAYSPCFRREAGSYGRDTRGLIRLHQFNKVELYWFVHPDQSEEAHQQITADAEAVLQALDLPYRVLDLCTGDLGFSAQRTYDLEVWLPGAGAFREISSCSVCGDFQARRSAIRTKDGKQTKLVHTLNGSGLAVGRTMAALLETGQQPDGSILLPKPLVPYVGFERLQPE; encoded by the coding sequence GTGATCGACCAGCGCCTTGTGCGTGACAACCCCGAAGTCATCGCTCAACAACTAAAGCGTCGGGGTAAATCCATTGATCTCACTGGCCTTCAGCTGATTGCGAGGCAGCAGCGAGGTTTAGAAGAAGAACGCAGCACCCTGCAAGCCGATGGCAATCGCGTCGGCAAAGAGGTGGGCTTAAAAATCAAAGGTGGAGCAGATCCCAACGGAGAGGAGGTTGCCGCTCTCCGACAACAGGGCAATGCCATCAAACAAAAGGTGGCGGTGTTCGAAGAGGAGGAGAAAGCTCTTTCCAGCCAACTCCGCGACCAACTGCTCAGCCTTCCGAATCTTCCTTCGCCACTCTGTCCAGATGGGAAGAGCGAGGACGACAACGTCGAGGTGCGTCGCTGGGGGACGCCTCGCATCGAGGAAGGATTGGAGGAGCACTGGCAAATCGCTCAACGGCTGAACCTGTTCGACACCGAACGGTCGGTTCGCATTGCCCAGAGCCGCTTTGTCACCCTGATGGGCCAAGGAGCCCGCTTGGAGCGAGCTCTGATCAATTTCATGCTGGATCTCCACACCAGCAAGGGTTACAGGGAGGTGATGCCACCGGTTTTGGTCAACACCGCCAGCCTCACTGGCTCAGGCCAGTTGCCGAAATTCGCCGAAGAAAGCTTCCGCTGCGCAGACGACGACCTCTGGCTTACGCCGACGGCGGAAGTTCCCGTGACATCGCTGCATCGCGACGAAATCATTCCAGCCGATCAACTTCCTCTCCGCTATTCGGCCTACAGCCCTTGTTTCCGTCGAGAGGCGGGGAGTTACGGACGGGATACGCGCGGCCTCATCCGTCTCCACCAATTCAACAAAGTGGAGTTGTACTGGTTTGTGCACCCCGACCAATCCGAAGAGGCACACCAACAAATCACCGCCGATGCCGAAGCGGTGCTGCAGGCCCTCGACCTGCCTTACAGGGTTTTGGATCTATGCACGGGTGATTTGGGCTTCTCGGCGCAGCGCACCTACGACTTGGAAGTGTGGCTACCAGGGGCTGGAGCCTTTCGTGAAATCTCGAGCTGCAGCGTTTGCGGCGATTTCCAGGCCCGCCGATCTGCCATCAGAACCAAAGACGGCAAACAAACCAAGCTGGTTCACACCCTGAATGGGTCGGGTCTCGCCGTAGGGCGCACCATGGCTGCTTTGTTGGAGACGGGGCAGCAACCAGACGGAAGCATTCTCCTTCCCAAACCATTGGTGCCATACGTCGGGTTTGAACGGCTCCAGCCAGAATGA
- a CDS encoding polyribonucleotide nucleotidyltransferase — protein sequence MQGKTQSISFDGREIRLTTGRFAPQAGGSVLVECGDTAVLVTATRSKGRDGIDFLPLICDYEERLYAAGRIPGSYMRREARPPERATLTCRLIDRPMRPLFPSWMRDDLQVVATCLSLDERVPSDVLAVTGASIATLLAGIPFNGPMAAVRVGLLGDDFVLNPSYREIERGDLDLVVAGTADGVVMVEAGANQLPEGDVIEAIDFGYEAIQELIKAQETLLKDLGIKQVKPEAPKEDTTVPAYLEKQCTKAISAVLSKFEQSKEDRDNGLEAVKADAAEAIAALKEDDAVRQAVSSSSKLLGNSFKALTKKLMRQQILKDGKRVDGRGLDEVRQISAMAGVLPRRVHGSGLFQRGLTQVLSTATLGTPSDAQEMDDLHPNTEKLYLHHYNFPPYSVGETRPMRSPGRREIGHGALAERAILPVLPEKDTFPYVVRVVSEVLSSNGSTSMGSVCGSTLALMDAGVPLKAPVSGAAMGLIKEGKDIKILTDIQGIEDFLGDMDFKVAGSEKGITALQMDMKITGLPVKVMAEAVNQARPARLHILEKMLEAIDKPRETLSPHAPRLLSFRIDPELIGTVIGPGGRTIKGITERTNTKIDIEDSGIVTIASHDGAAAEEAQKIIEGLTRKVNEGEMFSGSITRIIPIGAFVEILPGKEGMIHISQLSEARVEKVEDVVKVGDEVTVRVREIDNRGRINLTLRGVPQSGESTEVEPQPTPVAPLS from the coding sequence GTGCAAGGAAAAACACAGTCGATCTCGTTTGACGGACGCGAGATAAGACTGACCACAGGGCGTTTTGCTCCCCAAGCGGGTGGTTCCGTCTTGGTCGAATGCGGCGACACAGCCGTACTTGTTACAGCAACACGATCAAAGGGACGCGATGGAATCGATTTCCTCCCACTGATCTGCGATTACGAGGAGCGCCTTTATGCCGCGGGACGGATTCCTGGTAGCTACATGCGTCGGGAAGCTCGTCCCCCCGAACGCGCAACACTGACCTGTCGCTTGATCGACAGGCCCATGCGGCCGTTATTCCCCAGTTGGATGCGCGACGACTTGCAAGTTGTTGCCACATGCCTATCGCTCGACGAACGCGTCCCTTCCGATGTCCTGGCAGTGACAGGCGCATCCATCGCAACGCTTCTGGCCGGCATTCCCTTCAATGGGCCCATGGCTGCTGTGCGTGTCGGCCTGCTTGGAGACGACTTCGTTCTCAACCCCAGCTACAGGGAGATTGAACGCGGAGATTTAGACCTCGTCGTCGCTGGCACAGCGGATGGTGTGGTGATGGTTGAGGCAGGCGCCAACCAACTCCCCGAAGGAGACGTCATTGAGGCGATTGATTTCGGCTATGAGGCGATCCAGGAGCTGATCAAAGCCCAGGAAACGCTGCTGAAAGACCTCGGCATTAAGCAGGTCAAGCCGGAAGCGCCCAAAGAAGACACCACAGTTCCTGCTTACCTTGAAAAGCAGTGCACAAAAGCGATCAGCGCTGTGCTCAGCAAATTTGAGCAAAGCAAAGAAGATCGCGATAACGGTCTCGAAGCCGTGAAAGCGGATGCAGCAGAGGCCATCGCAGCGCTGAAGGAAGACGACGCCGTTCGTCAGGCCGTCTCCAGCAGTTCGAAATTGCTTGGCAACAGCTTCAAGGCGCTGACCAAGAAACTGATGCGTCAGCAGATCTTGAAGGATGGCAAACGCGTCGATGGACGTGGCTTGGATGAAGTCCGTCAAATCAGCGCAATGGCAGGGGTTCTTCCCCGTCGCGTCCATGGCTCAGGCCTCTTCCAGCGGGGATTAACGCAGGTTCTGTCCACGGCGACCTTGGGAACCCCCAGCGATGCCCAAGAAATGGATGACCTCCATCCCAACACCGAGAAGCTGTATCTCCATCACTACAACTTCCCCCCCTACTCCGTTGGCGAAACCCGTCCAATGCGATCCCCCGGCCGTCGCGAAATCGGCCATGGCGCTTTGGCGGAGCGAGCCATCCTTCCCGTCTTGCCCGAGAAAGACACCTTCCCTTATGTCGTACGGGTCGTGAGCGAAGTGCTGAGCTCCAATGGCTCCACGTCCATGGGCTCCGTTTGCGGCAGCACGTTGGCTCTCATGGATGCCGGTGTGCCCTTAAAAGCCCCTGTGAGTGGCGCCGCGATGGGTCTGATCAAAGAGGGTAAGGACATCAAAATCCTCACCGATATTCAGGGCATTGAAGACTTCCTTGGCGACATGGATTTCAAGGTGGCTGGTAGTGAGAAAGGCATCACAGCTCTTCAAATGGACATGAAAATCACTGGTTTACCAGTGAAGGTTATGGCTGAAGCTGTGAATCAAGCCCGTCCAGCTCGCCTGCATATCCTCGAGAAAATGCTCGAGGCGATTGACAAGCCCCGTGAAACGCTGTCGCCCCATGCACCGCGCCTGCTGAGCTTCCGTATCGATCCTGAATTGATTGGAACAGTGATCGGTCCTGGTGGTCGCACCATCAAGGGCATCACCGAACGCACCAACACCAAGATCGATATCGAAGACAGTGGAATTGTCACCATTGCCTCCCACGATGGTGCGGCTGCAGAGGAAGCACAAAAGATCATTGAAGGCCTCACCCGCAAGGTGAACGAGGGCGAAATGTTCTCAGGCTCAATCACGCGGATTATTCCGATCGGCGCCTTCGTGGAGATTCTTCCTGGCAAGGAAGGAATGATCCACATTTCTCAGCTCTCCGAAGCTCGGGTTGAAAAGGTTGAAGATGTCGTCAAAGTCGGCGATGAAGTCACCGTGCGCGTTCGCGAAATCGATAACCGCGGTCGGATCAACCTCACCCTGCGTGGCGTTCCTCAAAGCGGCGAATCCACCGAGGTGGAACCACAGCCCACCCCAGTTGCGCCCCTCAGCTGA
- the yidC gene encoding membrane protein insertase YidC, with protein MIGYISDNLLIPILDFFYGLVPSYGLAIVALTLVIRVALYPLSAGSIRSARRMRIAQPVMQKRQADIKARYASNPQKQQEELGKVMKEFGSPLAGCLPLLVQMPILFALFATLRGSPFADVPYTLNMKVLPADQIAAVEPKPFNSASHSIFIGETDHVPVIASLPRGTKIGVGESASVNLHTKDGRAFSDVLTELENPGKFSPAWSVTKGDDIVRVTEDGTITAIAAGDATVEAKIPGLAARSGFLFIKALGQVGFYADGAVNWDIAILVGGFGLTLFLSQLLSGMGMPANPQQATANKITPVMITGMFLFFPLPAGVLLYMVIANIFQALQTFILTKEALPENLQKILDQQASQQTVTATATAGGSSDSRLPFEPKGGK; from the coding sequence GTGATCGGATACATCTCCGACAACCTTCTCATTCCAATCCTGGATTTTTTCTACGGATTGGTTCCCAGCTACGGCTTAGCCATCGTGGCTTTGACGCTGGTGATTCGAGTGGCGCTTTATCCCCTAAGTGCTGGATCGATTCGTAGCGCTCGACGGATGCGGATCGCGCAACCCGTGATGCAAAAGCGGCAAGCCGATATCAAAGCCCGTTACGCGAGCAATCCACAGAAGCAACAGGAGGAACTCGGCAAAGTCATGAAGGAGTTCGGCAGCCCCCTCGCAGGTTGCTTGCCACTGCTGGTGCAGATGCCGATCCTCTTCGCATTGTTCGCAACCCTCCGGGGATCACCCTTTGCGGATGTGCCCTACACGCTGAACATGAAGGTGCTTCCGGCTGATCAAATCGCAGCCGTTGAACCTAAACCCTTCAACAGTGCCAGTCACTCAATTTTTATCGGTGAAACCGATCACGTCCCCGTAATAGCAAGCCTGCCCAGGGGCACCAAAATTGGCGTCGGGGAGTCAGCCAGCGTCAATTTGCACACCAAAGACGGGAGAGCCTTTTCCGACGTTCTCACGGAACTTGAGAACCCTGGGAAATTCTCCCCAGCCTGGTCCGTCACGAAGGGTGATGACATCGTCCGTGTCACGGAAGACGGAACCATCACAGCGATCGCTGCCGGTGACGCCACTGTCGAAGCCAAAATTCCTGGATTAGCAGCCCGCAGCGGCTTCTTATTCATCAAAGCCCTCGGACAGGTGGGCTTCTATGCCGACGGAGCCGTCAACTGGGATATCGCAATTCTGGTGGGTGGATTCGGCTTAACGCTGTTCCTTTCTCAGTTGCTATCCGGCATGGGAATGCCAGCGAACCCCCAACAGGCCACCGCCAATAAAATCACCCCGGTGATGATTACGGGAATGTTCCTGTTTTTCCCACTACCAGCTGGAGTGTTGCTCTACATGGTGATCGCCAATATTTTCCAAGCCCTACAAACGTTCATCCTCACGAAAGAAGCCTTGCCTGAGAACTTGCAAAAGATTCTTGATCAGCAGGCGTCTCAACAAACAGTGACGGCAACGGCAACAGCTGGTGGCTCGAGTGACTCACGACTGCCCTTCGAACCCAAAGGCGGCAAATGA
- a CDS encoding YceD family protein, with translation MIPELEPVALQELRALGSPKTWEFEGHLDALPSLTPVRGEIQAEHRGNVLAVEAELSTIVTLSCDRCLGQFNHQLSSSPSELIWLGDQPPTEDQLQLSEEISELEGLVETLDPRGNFDPQQWAFEQLNLQLPVVNDCGESCPGAPTFNQEIVANLEPPTDPRWEALRRLSDP, from the coding sequence ATGATCCCAGAGCTGGAGCCAGTTGCTCTTCAAGAGCTACGGGCCCTTGGCAGTCCAAAAACATGGGAGTTTGAGGGTCATCTCGATGCTCTTCCGTCGTTAACACCCGTGCGCGGTGAGATCCAGGCTGAACATCGCGGCAATGTGCTTGCTGTGGAAGCAGAGCTCAGCACAATCGTGACTCTTAGCTGTGACCGTTGCCTTGGACAGTTCAATCATCAGTTGTCGTCCTCCCCTTCTGAGCTGATCTGGTTGGGCGACCAACCACCAACAGAAGACCAATTGCAGTTATCCGAGGAGATCTCCGAACTGGAGGGACTCGTCGAGACCCTCGACCCACGCGGTAATTTCGATCCCCAGCAATGGGCTTTCGAGCAACTGAATTTGCAGCTACCCGTTGTGAACGACTGCGGTGAGTCGTGCCCTGGAGCGCCAACATTTAATCAAGAGATTGTCGCCAACCTCGAGCCACCGACAGATCCACGTTGGGAAGCGCTGAGGCGCCTTAGTGACCCATGA
- the rseP gene encoding RIP metalloprotease RseP produces MNVFAALLVLALLIVVHEAGHFLAATLQGIRVSGFSIGFGPALIKRQRKGVTYALRLLPLGGFVAFPDDDEDSTIPLDDPDLLRNRPIPQRALVIAAGILANLALALVILLGQAAIVGLPADPDPGVLVVNVQPDGAAARAGFRAGDQILSINSNKLGAGQAGVESMVKLVKAAPSTTLSVERVRQSQLEQIELKPSNVDGQGRIGAQLQANLNGASRPVNGLGELVQHTGGQFVRLVGQTAAGYGGLITNFKATAGQVSGPVKIVEMGAQLSRQGGSGLVLFMALISINLAVLNALPLPLLDGGQMALLLIEGVRGKPVPERFQLAFAQSGFLLLVGLTVVLVIRDTSQLTFVQQLLGR; encoded by the coding sequence ATGAACGTATTTGCGGCCCTCTTGGTGCTTGCTCTCTTGATCGTGGTGCATGAAGCAGGTCATTTTCTTGCCGCCACGCTTCAAGGCATCCGCGTTAGTGGCTTCTCCATTGGCTTCGGACCCGCGTTGATTAAACGTCAACGCAAAGGGGTCACCTACGCCCTGAGACTCCTCCCCCTGGGTGGTTTTGTGGCCTTCCCCGATGACGACGAAGACAGCACGATCCCTCTAGACGATCCCGACCTACTGCGCAATCGTCCGATTCCTCAGCGCGCTCTGGTGATCGCCGCCGGAATTCTTGCCAACCTTGCGTTGGCGTTGGTTATTTTGCTCGGCCAGGCAGCGATTGTTGGGCTTCCAGCCGATCCAGATCCAGGGGTTCTTGTGGTGAATGTGCAGCCCGATGGCGCAGCTGCTCGTGCTGGCTTCAGGGCTGGAGATCAAATCCTCTCAATCAACTCCAACAAACTTGGTGCCGGACAAGCCGGCGTTGAGTCGATGGTGAAGCTGGTGAAGGCAGCACCCAGCACAACCCTCTCCGTTGAACGGGTTCGCCAGAGCCAACTTGAGCAAATTGAACTCAAACCATCAAATGTCGATGGACAGGGGCGAATCGGAGCGCAGCTGCAAGCCAATCTCAATGGCGCCAGCCGGCCCGTCAACGGTCTTGGTGAACTGGTCCAACACACCGGAGGCCAGTTCGTGCGTCTGGTGGGACAAACAGCGGCTGGCTATGGCGGGCTGATTACCAACTTCAAAGCCACAGCTGGACAGGTAAGCGGCCCAGTCAAAATTGTGGAGATGGGTGCCCAGCTGAGTCGTCAGGGCGGAAGCGGTTTGGTGTTGTTCATGGCGTTGATCTCGATCAACTTGGCCGTCCTCAACGCGTTGCCCTTGCCACTACTAGATGGCGGCCAAATGGCGCTTCTTCTTATTGAAGGGGTCCGAGGCAAACCCGTCCCGGAACGCTTTCAACTGGCGTTCGCCCAATCCGGATTTCTTCTCCTCGTGGGATTAACAGTGGTCCTGGTCATTCGCGACACCAGCCAGTTGACCTTCGTTCAGCAGTTGCTTGGGCGCTAA
- the rpsN gene encoding 30S ribosomal protein S14: protein MAKKSMIARDVKRKKMAERYAAKRSALMAAFNSAADPMSRLEIHRKIQALPRNSAPTRIRNRCWATGKPRGVYRDFGLCRNQLRERAHKGELPGVVKSSW, encoded by the coding sequence ATGGCTAAAAAGTCGATGATTGCCCGCGACGTGAAGCGCAAAAAGATGGCAGAGCGCTACGCAGCCAAGCGCTCTGCACTAATGGCAGCATTTAATTCGGCAGCCGATCCGATGTCTCGGCTCGAGATTCATCGCAAAATTCAGGCCCTGCCACGCAACAGTGCCCCAACTCGGATCCGCAACCGTTGCTGGGCCACTGGCAAACCCCGTGGTGTGTATCGCGACTTTGGACTTTGCCGTAACCAACTGCGCGAACGGGCCCACAAGGGAGAACTGCCAGGCGTTGTGAAGTCCAGCTGGTAA